Below is a genomic region from Azoarcus sp. KH32C.
GGTGAGAAACCCGCCTGGCTAGGGGAGATGGCGGGGCGAACCCGAACGGCGCCGTGAGGCCGAATGTCCCGCCATCACCAGCCCGCTAGCAGCCGTCACGCTGGGCGCGCAAGGCGTCCGGCAAGGTCGGGCCAGGCGCACCGTGCGCGTTCGCCTTCGCCTGCCACTCGCTGGGCGGCATGCCGAAGCGGCCGGCGAACCAGCGCGTGAAGGCGCTCTGGTGGCGGTAGCCGAGCAGGGCTGCGGTCTGTCCGATCTCGAAGCGCGGGTTGCCCAGGTAAAGCTGCGCCCGCTCGCGGCGGGCCTCGTCCAGAAGTTGCGCGAATGAGGTACCGATCCGTCCGAGATCGAGCTGCAGCTTGCGCACGCTGCAGCCGCGCGACTCGGCGACCTGCTTGACGGTCGCCTGACCCAGCGGGAGCAACAGATAGATCGAGCGTCGGACTTCAGCGGCCAGCGGCTCGGTGGCCGCGCCGGCGACCGATTCGATGAAGTCGAACGCGTAGCGCGCCATCTGCGGATCGGCCGACGGGTTGGGGATGTCTAGATCCTTCCGCGGAAAACTCAACGCATTGAAGTCGGCGCGGAATTCGCAGGGGCAGCGGAAGACGCGGTGGTGCGCTTCGAGCGATTTCGGCGGTTCGTGGCGAAAATAGACCCGGCGGGGGTGCCAGTCCTTGCCCAGGATGGCGTGGAACAGCCTCAAGCTGGTGGCCATCGCCAGTTCGGTTGTCTGGCGCGAGGGCAGGGGGACTTCGGTCAGAACCTCCTCGCTCAGGATCGCCATGTCGCCCAGCTCTTCGAGGCGGAGTGCGATCGCGGCATTCATCAACGGCCGGTATTTGCGCGCCATCTGCAGGGCGTCGCGGAGGGTTGGCTGCTGGTTGAGCAGCAGGCCGACCACGCCGAACTGCGACAGACCGCGCGGCTCCGACATTCGCAAGCCCACGACTTCGCAGCCGCTTTGCTCGGCGGCGCTCTCCAGCAGGCGCACCACGGCGTCGCTCGGTATCAGGCGATCCGGCGTCGAGAGCATCTGCGGACTCAGGCCGACCGTGCGCAGGAGCTTCTCAGGGGAGAGCCCCAGTTGCCTGACCACGTCGACGTAGTTGGTCAGGACGGTCGCCCGCATCGTACTCATGAACACCTCTGGCTGGGTTGGGGCGACGGAAGCGGATGTCGCCGCAGCCAGTGCGACAGGCCGCTCGCCGAGTTCAGGCCAACCAGTTCGGCGATCTCGTGGTACTTGCGCTCCCCCCCCAGATACGCGGCGATCAGGGTCGCGCGCTTGTCCTCGACCAGTTGGCGGAAGCGACACTCTTCTTCCGCCAGCCGGCGGTGCAGGGTGCGCCGGGTGATGCCCAGATGGGCCGCGACGGTATCGGCGCGGCAATGCCCGGTGGGCAGCAGCGCGCTGATGACCTCGCCGACCTCGTCGCGCATCGAGCGGGCGCGGCCGCTGAGCAGCTGGTCGATGTGGGCCTGCAGGTAGCTCAGCAGCACCGGGTCGTGGGCGTCGAAGCTGACGTCCAGATCGCTGCGTGCGAGCACGAGGCCGTCGAAATCGGCGCCGAATTCGGGGACCCGGCGAAAGAGTTCGCGATGGATGGTGGGCCCGCTTGGCGGGAGGTGGCGGAACATCACGGCGCGCGGCCGCCAGCCCGTTTCCATGACCGCCTGGATGTAGCGGCACAGGCCGCCGAAAACGAGTTCGGTGACCTGCCGAGAGACGGCGCGGCCCGACAGGTCGAGCTCACCGCGCAGGATTGCGACCTCGCCGGCTTCCTCGACGACGAGGGACAAGGGGCCGATGTTCAGCGACTGGTAGCGGCAGATGACGGCGAGCATCTTGCGCAGCGTGGGCTGCATGCTGGCGAGCAGAGCGATCGGACCCATGTTGGACATCCGCCGCTTGTCGGCAAGGCGCAAGCCGAAATCCTCGGCGCCCGTTCGCTCCGCTGCCAGGTCGAGCAGCGTCGCGATGCTGCTGGCGGCGACCAGCAGATCGGGCTCCGACAGAGCCTGCTCCGGCAGTCTCGCTTCGCGGGCCAGCGCGAGCGGATCCAGCGCGTAGGCGCTCACCAGAGCGGTGAAGCCGGAAAGTCCGGCGCTTCGGGTCAACTGCGTCATCGCGACCGCTGTCTCCATATATCAATCGTCTGTCTCAATATTACATCTTAAGATCTCCGTTTACCGCTTAAATCAATCCTGTGGCGGACCTGGCGCTTCGACCTGCCGCCCCGATCGGGTGATGGAGAGCCCGTCGATTGAACACACACCAAAAGGAGATCTGGTGATGGATCAGCAACAGCACGTATTCAAGGGAATTGCACGTTCCAAAGGGCGGGCCGCGGGCGAAGCCCTGGTCTGCGACATCAACCTGAGCTGGGCACCGTGTTCGGTTCTCAACGATGGGACGATCCGCGCGTTCGGCAACAAGCTCAACGGTCAGAGCGTCAAGGACAAGATCATCGTCTACCCGACCGTGACCGGCTCGACGTCCGGATCCTTCGGTCTGTTGTTCAAGGTCAAGGAAGCCCACACCGGGCCGCAGGCGCTGATCTGCCGGGAGGTGCATTTCATCGACATCGCCGGCGCCATCGCGAGCGACATTCCCGCGATCGACAGCCTCGACGCGGACCCCCTCCAGGTCATTCAAAGCGGCGACTGGGTCGAGATCGTCGCCGACGAAGTCGGTAAGGAAGCCACCGTCACCGTCACGCGCAAGGCCGCCTGACCCGCCCACCAGTTGAGGAGACCATCATGAAATTGACTACGTATGAACAGGAAATGCTCGACGGCAAGCACGGCGAGGGCAAGAAATTTGCCATGGAGAAGCTGGTGGATTTTGGCCGTGCCGTCGGGGCCGAAGAAATGGTGCCGCTGACCTTCGTGCATTACATCGGCTGCGTCAAGGACTTGCCGCGCGACACCCCGGAATACCAGCAGTTCGAATGGGGCCAGGGCCTCCAACTCGAGCCCTTGTTCAAGATGGGCGCAAAGGTGACGGAAGACCCGCATGTCACCTGCTCGACCGACCCCTTCCTGCACCAGCTCGATGCCTACGAGAAGACCGGCACCCCCTGGAACAACAAGTTCTACAAGCTGCCCAAGATCGTGCACGAAGCATCGGTGCGCGGCTACGAGGCCATGAAGGAAGCGGGCTGGGTGCCGACGCATTCCTGTACGCCGCAATTCAACACGGTGATGCCGAAGAACGGCGAATATGCCGCCTCGTGCGAATCGAGCTGCGCCACCTATCTCAACACCATCATGGGTGTGAAGACCAATCGCGAAAACGCGGTCACTGGCATGTACGCGGCCTATACCGGCTGTCTGCCCAAGTACGGCATGCTGATCGAGGAGAATCGCCGTCCGAAGATCATTTTCGACCTGGATGACGAGATCAAGGAAAACATCGTCGATGATTCCGCCGACTGGGCGGCCCTGGGCGGTGCCATCGCGATGAAAGTCAATTTCCGCGGCATCCCCGCCGTGACCAACATGCCCGAACGGCTCACCACGTCGGCGGCCAAGGCGCTGACGGCCTGCGCCTCGCCGGGCATGAACGACCCGATGCTGCACCTGATCGGCATCACGCCGGGATCCTCGACGCTGGAAGAGGCCTTCGGTGGCGCGGTGCCGGCCGATGTCGAACGCATCCGCCTCACCCTGGACGACGTTCGCCAGTGTTACGAGCACTTGCGCACCGCGAAGACCGACAAGGTCGACATCGTGCACATGGGCTGCCCGCACCTGACCTACGAGGAAATCCGCCAGATCGCTCGCGCCATCAAGGGCAAGAAGGTGCATCCGGAAGTCATGATGTGGGTGCAGACCGACACGCCGTCGTACAACATGGCCCGGCATTACGGCGAGGCGGCCATCATCGAGGAGGCGGGCGGCAAGATCTATCACCAGACCTGCGCCGGCATGAACATGCTGAGCGTCGATTGGGGCAGCGGCTTCAACGTCGCCACCAACAGCTTCAAGCAGGTCAAGATCTTCGGCGGCCTCGGCCACAGCATGATCTTCGCCAGCCTGCCGGAACTGATCAACGCCGCGATCACCGGACGCTACCAATCGATGCGCTGGGCGCAATAAATCCGGGTCGGGCGCGACAAGGCGGGCCCCGCACGTTCGCGTGCGGCCCGCCGGATCCGCCTTTCGCTGGGCACGCTGCCGAAGCGGTCGTACTACCAGCGGGAGAATGAACTCTGGTGGCGGTAGCCGAGAAGGGCGGCAACCTGATGTCTGACCAGGGCAGCGCCTGCGTCACTTCGGTAACCGGCGCCGGGGCCTTTCCTCGCGCCGGGTCGTGACCTCGCAGCCACTCTGCCCCCCCGTACCGGGTGGGGGGAGGGGACTCGCTCCTCCTGATAATGCGTTTAGCGATGTCGGCGCCGGCCAGTCCGCCCGAGCGCTACGAGAACAGTCGGAAATAACGACGCCACCAGGTTCAAGGGAACCTGCTGGACATCGCGGCGCGACGACCGCTGGAGGAGAATTCGATGCGCAACTGGAAGCAATACCCATCCCTGGTGTTGGCGGGCCTGCTGGTCCTCCATGTGCTAGCCCATATCGATCGCAACATGCTGCTCGGGTTCTCGCCCCAGATCATCGGGGACCTCAGTCTGTCGAATACGCAATATGGATTCCTCACCGGGGCGGTGTGGGTGCTGAGCTTCGGCTTCATGGCAATCTTTCTCGGCGCATTGGCCGACCGCTTCAGCCGCACCCGGGTGATCGCT
It encodes:
- a CDS encoding AraC family transcriptional regulator: MSTMRATVLTNYVDVVRQLGLSPEKLLRTVGLSPQMLSTPDRLIPSDAVVRLLESAAEQSGCEVVGLRMSEPRGLSQFGVVGLLLNQQPTLRDALQMARKYRPLMNAAIALRLEELGDMAILSEEVLTEVPLPSRQTTELAMATSLRLFHAILGKDWHPRRVYFRHEPPKSLEAHHRVFRCPCEFRADFNALSFPRKDLDIPNPSADPQMARYAFDFIESVAGAATEPLAAEVRRSIYLLLPLGQATVKQVAESRGCSVRKLQLDLGRIGTSFAQLLDEARRERAQLYLGNPRFEIGQTAALLGYRHQSAFTRWFAGRFGMPPSEWQAKANAHGAPGPTLPDALRAQRDGC
- a CDS encoding AraC family transcriptional regulator; protein product: MTQLTRSAGLSGFTALVSAYALDPLALAREARLPEQALSEPDLLVAASSIATLLDLAAERTGAEDFGLRLADKRRMSNMGPIALLASMQPTLRKMLAVICRYQSLNIGPLSLVVEEAGEVAILRGELDLSGRAVSRQVTELVFGGLCRYIQAVMETGWRPRAVMFRHLPPSGPTIHRELFRRVPEFGADFDGLVLARSDLDVSFDAHDPVLLSYLQAHIDQLLSGRARSMRDEVGEVISALLPTGHCRADTVAAHLGITRRTLHRRLAEEECRFRQLVEDKRATLIAAYLGGERKYHEIAELVGLNSASGLSHWLRRHPLPSPQPSQRCS
- a CDS encoding aconitase X swivel domain-containing protein — encoded protein: MDQQQHVFKGIARSKGRAAGEALVCDINLSWAPCSVLNDGTIRAFGNKLNGQSVKDKIIVYPTVTGSTSGSFGLLFKVKEAHTGPQALICREVHFIDIAGAIASDIPAIDSLDADPLQVIQSGDWVEIVADEVGKEATVTVTRKAA
- a CDS encoding aconitase X catalytic domain-containing protein; this translates as MKLTTYEQEMLDGKHGEGKKFAMEKLVDFGRAVGAEEMVPLTFVHYIGCVKDLPRDTPEYQQFEWGQGLQLEPLFKMGAKVTEDPHVTCSTDPFLHQLDAYEKTGTPWNNKFYKLPKIVHEASVRGYEAMKEAGWVPTHSCTPQFNTVMPKNGEYAASCESSCATYLNTIMGVKTNRENAVTGMYAAYTGCLPKYGMLIEENRRPKIIFDLDDEIKENIVDDSADWAALGGAIAMKVNFRGIPAVTNMPERLTTSAAKALTACASPGMNDPMLHLIGITPGSSTLEEAFGGAVPADVERIRLTLDDVRQCYEHLRTAKTDKVDIVHMGCPHLTYEEIRQIARAIKGKKVHPEVMMWVQTDTPSYNMARHYGEAAIIEEAGGKIYHQTCAGMNMLSVDWGSGFNVATNSFKQVKIFGGLGHSMIFASLPELINAAITGRYQSMRWAQ